The following coding sequences lie in one Mesorhizobium sp. NZP2298 genomic window:
- a CDS encoding aminopeptidase, translating into MVSGVAGCTSVSYYAQSLEGHARIMAARKNVGRLIHDPSTPEALRAKLTSASAIRRFATDELALPDNSSYRSYVDIGRDNVTFAVFAAPQFSLTPITWCFPVFGCVPYRGYFSPKSAAESAGDLQRKGLDVYVSGITAYSTLGWFSDPLLSTMLRQDDTYIAGLIFHELAHQKIYVNNDSAFNEAFAVAVETSGVRKWLRVTGNRAGLRRYEAGRKRSADFLGLIAQTRDELRQVYGSPRAPQQMAAAKTAVIDRLRVRYRQMRDGRWAGYRGYDAWFNSPINNAKLAATSVYGEQVPAFLRLHDLCSGDYPRFYASVRRIAALPEPSRAQALRTATTCN; encoded by the coding sequence ATGGTCTCCGGGGTGGCCGGGTGCACCAGCGTTTCCTACTACGCGCAGTCGCTGGAAGGCCATGCGCGGATCATGGCGGCGCGCAAGAATGTCGGAAGGCTCATCCACGACCCCTCGACGCCGGAGGCATTGCGCGCGAAGTTGACGTCGGCGAGCGCCATACGTCGCTTTGCCACGGATGAGCTGGCGCTGCCCGACAACAGCAGCTATCGAAGCTATGTCGACATCGGCCGGGACAATGTGACCTTTGCGGTTTTTGCCGCGCCGCAATTCTCGCTCACACCCATAACATGGTGCTTTCCGGTCTTCGGCTGCGTTCCGTACCGGGGTTACTTTTCCCCGAAATCAGCGGCTGAAAGCGCCGGCGACCTGCAGCGGAAGGGGCTGGACGTCTACGTCTCGGGCATCACCGCCTATTCCACGCTGGGCTGGTTCAGCGACCCGCTGCTCAGCACCATGCTGCGTCAGGACGACACCTATATTGCGGGCCTTATCTTCCATGAGCTGGCGCATCAGAAAATCTATGTGAACAACGACTCCGCGTTCAACGAGGCTTTCGCGGTCGCCGTCGAAACCAGCGGCGTGAGGAAATGGCTGCGGGTCACCGGCAATCGCGCCGGATTGCGCCGCTACGAAGCCGGCCGCAAGCGCAGTGCGGATTTTCTCGGACTCATCGCGCAAACGCGCGACGAGTTGCGGCAGGTCTACGGAAGTCCCCGCGCCCCGCAACAGATGGCTGCCGCCAAGACAGCCGTGATCGACAGGCTGCGGGTGCGCTACCGGCAAATGCGTGACGGGCGCTGGGCCGGATACCGCGGATACGACGCCTGGTTCAACAGCCCCATCAACAACGCAAAGCTCGCCGCGACGTCCGTCTACGGCGAACAGGTCCCGGCGTTCCTTCGCCTGCATGATTTGTGCTCCGGCGACTATCCAAGGTTCTATGCGTCCGTTCGGCGGATCGCGGCCTTGCCCGAGCCTTCCCGTGCGCAGGCACTGAGGACCGCGACGACGTGTAATTGA
- a CDS encoding transglutaminase family protein, whose protein sequence is MARIKIVHTTEYTYRNPVGLLRHRLMVRPDDSHDLRLHQADLRIEPEPASIHWKHDTFDNSICFVEWPETLRTKRLSIVSTLDLTHHPEGPPLPQYSLEPAAEKFPLSYDQSETADLGRLAELQMPDADRKVEAWARRAVAEAGGTDTLKVLEAMTRAIQRQFRYGARHEEGTQTAAQTIELGTGTCRDFAVLMMEALRSFGLATRFVTGYLYDDTSGTTRGGGSTHAWCGVYLPGAGWVEYDPTNGLVAGANLIRVGVTREASQALPISGGFVGSAADPTGMHVDVSVSAVPIR, encoded by the coding sequence ATGGCCCGAATCAAGATTGTCCATACGACCGAGTACACCTACCGCAATCCGGTCGGCCTCCTGCGTCACCGGCTGATGGTGCGGCCCGACGACAGCCACGATTTGAGACTGCATCAGGCCGATCTGAGGATTGAGCCGGAGCCAGCCTCCATCCACTGGAAGCACGACACATTCGACAATTCCATCTGTTTCGTCGAATGGCCCGAAACGCTCAGGACCAAGCGCCTGAGCATCGTCTCGACGCTGGATTTGACGCATCATCCCGAAGGCCCGCCGCTGCCGCAATACAGCCTTGAGCCCGCGGCCGAGAAATTCCCGCTCTCCTACGACCAGAGCGAAACCGCTGATCTGGGGCGTCTGGCCGAACTGCAAATGCCGGACGCGGACCGCAAGGTCGAGGCCTGGGCGCGACGCGCGGTCGCCGAGGCCGGCGGCACGGACACGTTGAAGGTGTTGGAGGCGATGACTCGCGCCATCCAGCGGCAGTTCCGCTACGGCGCCCGCCATGAGGAAGGCACGCAGACAGCCGCCCAGACAATCGAGCTCGGCACCGGTACCTGCCGCGACTTCGCTGTCCTGATGATGGAGGCGCTGCGAAGCTTCGGCCTGGCCACCCGCTTCGTCACCGGGTACCTCTACGACGACACCTCCGGCACGACGCGCGGAGGCGGCAGTACGCACGCCTGGTGCGGTGTCTATCTTCCGGGCGCCGGCTGGGTCGAGTACGACCCGACCAACGGGCTGGTCGCGGGCGCCAACCTGATCCGCGTGGGGGTGACCCGCGAAGCCTCGCAGGCCCTTCCAATCTCGGGAGGCTTTGTCGGCAGCGCCGCAGATCCGACTGGCATGCATGTCGACGTATCGGTCTCCGCGGTTCCGATACGCTGA